A region of Hydrogenimonas cancrithermarum DNA encodes the following proteins:
- a CDS encoding FAD-dependent oxidoreductase: MIDILIIGGGGAGLSAALAAHEEGMKVAVLGKTYPTRSQTSMAQGGINAALGNVGPDSLEAHIADTLKSAHTLGDEAMIRRLCEKAPEAIAWLDELGTPFSRLEDGRVAQRRLGGASGKRACYAQDYTGLKILHTLHDAALKADIEFLGEHFLLNFIVEENRVLGVTAIEMKSGEVKAIGAKSVVVASGGYSGLYRGFTTNSTATTGDGVAAAIRAGCVLSDMEFVQFHPTALKGSGILISESARGAGGKLLNGKGERFVDELKPRDEVAKAIWEQLESGEEVFLDIRHLGEAFIEENLPQERKLARLYEGVDPMSDLIPIKPVAHYTMGGIEVDRNHMTKVEGLFAAGECANAYVHGANRLGGNSLLETVVFGREAGENAAKFARENGEVAPKSSEQFEKDRNFVAAIPHFTNQIDFYEKREFMGKIFYRNVGIVRNEMGLKGVLAVIRQMQKELPFMGIADKSKEYNTNLLEFIEFGNMVELAEVVLVGAISRNESRGAHQREDFPREDDEKFGGVHSLSWKEQGVLCNEFEGMA; encoded by the coding sequence ATGATCGACATATTGATAATCGGAGGCGGCGGGGCCGGGCTTTCGGCCGCGCTCGCCGCGCACGAGGAGGGAATGAAGGTTGCGGTACTTGGCAAAACGTACCCGACCCGCTCGCAGACTTCGATGGCGCAGGGCGGCATCAACGCGGCGTTGGGCAATGTGGGCCCCGACAGTCTGGAGGCGCATATCGCCGATACGCTGAAATCTGCCCACACGCTGGGTGACGAGGCGATGATCCGAAGGCTTTGCGAGAAAGCGCCGGAGGCGATCGCGTGGCTCGATGAACTCGGTACTCCTTTCAGCCGTCTCGAGGACGGCAGGGTGGCACAGCGAAGGCTCGGCGGTGCCAGCGGCAAGCGCGCGTGCTACGCCCAGGACTATACGGGGCTCAAAATTCTCCATACGCTTCATGACGCGGCGTTGAAAGCCGATATCGAATTTCTCGGCGAACATTTCCTGCTCAACTTCATCGTCGAAGAGAACCGTGTTCTTGGCGTGACCGCGATCGAGATGAAGAGCGGGGAGGTAAAGGCGATCGGTGCCAAAAGCGTCGTCGTCGCCAGCGGTGGCTACAGTGGGCTTTACCGCGGGTTTACGACCAATTCGACGGCGACGACGGGCGACGGTGTCGCGGCGGCGATCCGCGCCGGATGTGTGCTGAGCGATATGGAATTCGTGCAGTTTCATCCGACGGCGCTGAAGGGCAGCGGTATACTGATAAGCGAGAGTGCACGGGGTGCGGGCGGCAAGCTGCTCAACGGCAAAGGAGAGCGTTTCGTCGACGAGTTGAAGCCCCGTGACGAGGTGGCAAAAGCGATCTGGGAGCAGCTCGAGAGCGGCGAAGAGGTCTTTTTGGATATTCGCCATCTCGGTGAAGCTTTCATCGAGGAGAATCTTCCGCAGGAGCGCAAACTCGCCAGGCTCTACGAAGGCGTCGACCCCATGAGCGACCTCATCCCGATCAAGCCTGTGGCCCATTATACGATGGGTGGCATCGAAGTCGACCGCAACCATATGACGAAGGTGGAGGGACTCTTCGCCGCCGGCGAATGTGCCAACGCCTATGTCCACGGCGCCAATCGGCTGGGCGGCAATTCGTTGCTCGAAACGGTCGTCTTCGGGCGCGAAGCCGGTGAGAACGCGGCGAAATTCGCACGCGAAAACGGCGAAGTGGCACCGAAATCGAGCGAACAGTTCGAAAAAGACAGAAACTTCGTCGCGGCGATTCCTCACTTCACGAACCAGATCGACTTTTACGAGAAGCGGGAGTTTATGGGCAAGATATTCTACCGCAACGTCGGAATCGTCCGCAACGAGATGGGGCTCAAAGGGGTGTTGGCCGTGATCCGCCAGATGCAGAAAGAGCTGCCGTTCATGGGCATTGCCGACAAAAGCAAAGAGTACAACACCAATCTGCTGGAGTTCATCGAGTTCGGCAACATGGTCGAGCTGGCCGAAGTGGTGCTGGTGGGCGCCATCAGCCGAAACGAATCGCGCGGGGCGCACCAGCGGGAGGATTTTCCGCGTGAAGACGACGAGAAATTCGGCGGTGTGCACTCGCTTTCGTGGAAAGAACAGGGTGTACTGTGTAACGAATTCGAAGGAATGGCATGA
- a CDS encoding peroxiredoxin, with the protein MSMPLLGERFPTIEVQTTHGPMTFPDDLNGKWTVLFSHPADFTPVCTTEFVSFQKHKERFDALNCQLVGLSVDQVFSHIKWVDWIKERLDVEITFPIIAANDRIAEALGMLHPAKGSNTVRAVFIIDPDGVTRTILYYPQEIGRNVDEIVRAVKALQKSDADGVATPANWPENELIGDHVIIPPATDIETAEARRKTYECYDWWFCHKTP; encoded by the coding sequence ATGTCTATGCCATTGCTCGGAGAAAGATTTCCAACCATCGAGGTTCAGACAACGCACGGGCCGATGACCTTTCCGGATGACCTGAACGGGAAGTGGACGGTCCTTTTCAGCCATCCTGCCGACTTTACACCGGTCTGTACGACCGAGTTCGTATCGTTCCAGAAACATAAAGAGCGGTTCGACGCGCTGAATTGCCAGCTCGTCGGCCTTTCCGTCGACCAGGTTTTCAGCCATATCAAGTGGGTGGACTGGATCAAAGAGAGACTGGATGTCGAGATCACGTTCCCGATTATCGCGGCCAACGACCGCATCGCGGAAGCACTCGGGATGCTGCATCCCGCCAAGGGGAGCAACACGGTTCGTGCGGTCTTCATCATCGATCCGGATGGTGTGACGCGAACGATCCTCTACTATCCGCAGGAGATCGGGCGCAACGTCGACGAGATCGTCCGTGCCGTCAAAGCGCTGCAAAAGAGCGATGCCGATGGCGTCGCCACGCCGGCCAACTGGCCCGAAAACGAGCTGATCGGCGATCACGTCATTATCCCGCCCGCCACCGATATCGAGACGGCCGAAGCGCGCCGTAAAACCTACGAATGTTACGATTGGTGGTTCTGCCACAAAACGCCGTAA
- a CDS encoding YfdX family protein, translating to MKRVLSVLALTALLCGTPVMAKSSAEVRAGAVESAKAAVHDKQLEVVKEAVEAVLLTQKVLEDLDKKDTEAAKKGLEKAIGKLEVVLAHENAPVLLPIDSTMTATEYLGDLGSVEETLDSVKKLLAVGKVQEARRLLDTLQSEIDIVTLNLPLVSYPQALKLAAKYLADGKMEEAGDILEMALRTLVRDEIVIPLPPLKAEALIEAARKSAKFDKKQALKHLEAAREELKIAKALGYTSASDTTYKALDEEIERVEKEIKGKNEAGKLFEKLIGKLKDFKEKSVKKIHTEKSEK from the coding sequence ATGAAGAGAGTATTGTCGGTTCTGGCTCTCACAGCGCTGCTGTGCGGAACACCGGTAATGGCGAAGAGCTCTGCGGAAGTGCGTGCGGGTGCAGTCGAGAGTGCCAAAGCCGCAGTGCACGATAAGCAGCTGGAAGTGGTGAAAGAGGCGGTGGAAGCCGTGTTGTTGACGCAGAAAGTTCTGGAAGATCTCGATAAAAAAGATACCGAAGCGGCCAAGAAGGGTCTTGAAAAAGCGATCGGAAAACTGGAAGTGGTGCTGGCGCACGAGAACGCTCCGGTTTTGCTTCCGATCGACTCCACCATGACGGCGACCGAGTACCTCGGCGATCTGGGGAGTGTCGAAGAGACACTCGATTCGGTCAAGAAGCTGCTGGCTGTCGGAAAGGTGCAGGAGGCGCGGCGCCTGCTCGATACGTTGCAAAGCGAAATCGACATCGTCACCCTCAATCTTCCACTCGTTTCGTATCCTCAGGCGCTGAAGCTGGCAGCGAAATATCTTGCCGACGGAAAAATGGAAGAGGCCGGCGATATACTCGAGATGGCGTTGAGGACACTGGTTCGAGACGAGATCGTCATTCCGCTGCCGCCGCTCAAGGCCGAAGCGCTGATCGAAGCGGCGAGAAAGAGCGCAAAGTTTGACAAAAAGCAGGCGCTGAAGCATCTCGAAGCGGCACGTGAAGAGCTGAAGATCGCAAAAGCGTTGGGGTATACGAGCGCGAGCGATACGACCTATAAAGCGCTCGACGAAGAGATCGAAAGAGTCGAAAAAGAGATCAAAGGCAAGAACGAGGCCGGAAAACTGTTCGAAAAGCTGATCGGAAAACTCAAAGATTTCAAAGAGAAATCGGTCAAAAAGATCCATACCGAAAAGAGCGAGAAATGA
- a CDS encoding sensor domain-containing protein: MPDPAGTEKERLAQLNQKYLKIIRAMHDALLIVRAKDFIIDEVNPRLEKITGYDAKELRGKELFTLHPPEFRKIVHKALRAISKEEEGLLPEIYLLTKNGEKIPVEVTFSKFVIGEELYILMLMRDIQERLSIQKKLYRLNRLYRVLISVNEQIVRSRTKNELYEAICRIIVEEGGFKFAWIGEIEDEERITPAAYHDVAFYYRNVEQNLLNFAKEDIASLVDDLKQKGHISLSEKRETGFLHQKLTVPIWHDKENVGIPLYHGKEIRAILKIYSDEFDAFTEEEIRLFKEIADDISYAITMLENKEKLEYISSFDLATQLPNRHFLKERIDLAIYSSHYTKEAFALILIDIDQFKLINNTFGYGFGDKVIQHVAKHLKLLVRPKDILARYDSDEFAILYFDVKNEHELLELIQRINDICADPLFIDGEELYVTLSLGISLFPKDAKSSDDLRTAAETALKNAKEQGGNTFLFYSKELNTTTQASIQNQNELTKAIHNGEFTLFYQPQIDLRTMRICGAEALIRWDHPQKGMMPPGSFLPHLEESSLIEKVGKWVINEVCRQILVWRNEKIDVDIPVAINISPKQIIRNEKFFHDLLKRVKRSGIDPKYLHVEITESLIMENLELAEAGISLLNRFGIKSAIDDFGTGYSSLYYLKKLPVHMLKIDRVFIKNIPESEEDCAIVNAIVSMGKSLGKATVAEGIETKQQLEFVKKSGCDIVQGFYFAKPMPAKEFERFYHHFNTGATPEANGFSADTPE, translated from the coding sequence ATGCCAGATCCTGCCGGAACGGAAAAAGAACGTTTAGCACAGTTGAATCAGAAATATCTGAAGATCATTCGCGCCATGCACGATGCACTGCTCATCGTCAGGGCGAAGGATTTCATCATCGACGAAGTCAATCCCCGTCTCGAGAAGATAACCGGTTACGATGCCAAAGAGCTGAGGGGAAAGGAACTCTTCACTCTCCATCCCCCTGAATTCAGAAAAATCGTCCACAAAGCGCTGCGAGCCATCTCGAAAGAGGAAGAGGGGCTCCTTCCGGAAATCTATCTCTTGACGAAAAACGGAGAAAAGATTCCCGTCGAAGTGACCTTTTCGAAATTCGTCATAGGTGAAGAGCTCTATATTCTCATGCTCATGCGGGATATCCAGGAGAGGCTCTCCATCCAAAAAAAGCTCTATCGCCTCAACCGCCTCTACCGCGTTCTGATCTCGGTCAACGAACAGATCGTCCGATCGAGAACGAAAAACGAACTCTACGAAGCCATCTGCCGCATCATCGTCGAAGAGGGCGGTTTCAAGTTCGCATGGATCGGAGAGATCGAAGACGAAGAGCGCATCACGCCGGCCGCCTACCACGATGTCGCGTTTTATTACAGGAACGTCGAACAGAATCTTCTCAATTTCGCCAAAGAGGATATCGCCAGCCTCGTGGACGACCTCAAGCAAAAAGGCCATATCAGCCTGTCGGAAAAGAGAGAAACCGGCTTCTTGCACCAAAAGCTCACCGTTCCGATCTGGCACGACAAGGAGAATGTGGGCATTCCGCTCTACCACGGAAAGGAGATTCGTGCCATCTTGAAGATCTACTCCGACGAGTTCGACGCTTTTACCGAAGAGGAGATACGCCTTTTCAAAGAGATCGCCGACGATATCTCCTACGCCATCACGATGCTCGAGAACAAAGAGAAGCTCGAATATATCAGCAGTTTCGACCTGGCGACACAGCTTCCGAACCGCCATTTTCTGAAAGAGCGTATCGACCTGGCGATCTACAGCTCCCACTACACGAAAGAGGCCTTCGCGCTGATTCTGATCGATATCGACCAATTCAAACTGATCAACAATACGTTCGGCTACGGTTTCGGAGACAAGGTGATCCAGCATGTCGCCAAACACCTCAAACTGCTCGTTCGCCCAAAAGATATCCTGGCACGCTACGACAGCGACGAGTTCGCCATCCTCTATTTCGATGTCAAGAACGAACATGAGCTGCTGGAGCTGATTCAACGCATCAACGACATCTGCGCGGATCCTCTCTTCATCGATGGCGAAGAGCTCTATGTGACGCTCAGTCTCGGCATTTCGCTCTTTCCGAAAGATGCGAAAAGCTCGGACGATCTGAGAACGGCGGCGGAAACCGCACTCAAAAACGCCAAAGAGCAGGGCGGCAATACGTTCCTCTTCTACTCCAAAGAGCTCAACACCACGACCCAGGCTTCCATTCAAAACCAAAACGAATTGACCAAAGCGATTCACAACGGAGAATTCACGCTCTTCTACCAGCCGCAAATCGATCTACGAACCATGAGGATCTGCGGTGCCGAAGCGCTGATCCGATGGGACCATCCCCAAAAAGGGATGATGCCGCCGGGCAGTTTTCTACCCCATCTGGAAGAGTCGAGCCTCATCGAAAAAGTGGGCAAATGGGTCATCAACGAAGTCTGCAGGCAGATACTGGTATGGCGAAACGAAAAGATAGATGTCGACATCCCCGTCGCCATCAACATCTCACCCAAACAGATCATCAGAAACGAGAAGTTCTTCCACGACCTGTTAAAACGTGTCAAGCGCTCCGGCATTGATCCGAAATATCTCCATGTCGAGATTACCGAATCGTTGATCATGGAAAATCTGGAGCTGGCCGAAGCGGGAATTTCGCTGCTCAACCGTTTCGGTATCAAGTCGGCGATCGACGACTTCGGGACCGGCTACTCCTCCCTCTACTACCTGAAAAAGCTTCCGGTGCATATGCTGAAGATCGACCGGGTTTTCATCAAAAACATCCCGGAAAGCGAGGAGGACTGCGCCATCGTCAACGCCATCGTTTCGATGGGCAAAAGCCTGGGGAAAGCGACGGTCGCGGAAGGGATCGAGACGAAACAGCAGCTCGAGTTCGTCAAAAAAAGCGGATGCGACATCGTGCAGGGATTCTACTTCGCCAAACCGATGCCCGCCAAAGAGTTCGAGCGATTTTATCATCATTTCAATACCGGGGCCACCCCCGAAGCTAACGGTTTTTCGGCAGATACTCCAGAATGA
- a CDS encoding magnesium transporter CorA family protein has protein sequence MSIELNREEIDKLLLEDIENATHPSEFELGDDYAVLILRLPETGPEGLQVTSYAFVIREGRCFRFDRSAEKLESAGSLQELHRFLDRKTDRMLKDIQHYHYEIEMLEESLYDGAFSSNFMQKWLAYKKDVSLIHRLMFHASLAFERFVRHHRKREDFEDLAYADLSEHMGRIRDLAKSAIEKLDNLYDFYRAKVDERMNRNMYWLTMISAIFLPLTLVTGVFGMNTGGLPYTDDPHGTMKVMAISLVLEILFLAPFLLLNMKKTEKFRIKLKK, from the coding sequence ATGAGTATTGAGCTGAACAGGGAAGAGATCGACAAACTTCTGCTCGAAGATATAGAAAATGCCACCCACCCTTCGGAGTTCGAGCTTGGCGACGACTATGCCGTACTGATTTTGAGGCTCCCCGAGACAGGCCCCGAGGGCTTGCAGGTCACCTCTTACGCTTTCGTCATCAGGGAGGGGCGCTGTTTTCGCTTCGACCGCAGTGCCGAAAAGCTCGAATCGGCCGGATCGTTGCAGGAGCTGCATCGGTTTCTGGATCGAAAGACGGACCGTATGCTCAAAGATATCCAGCACTACCACTACGAGATCGAAATGCTTGAAGAGAGCCTCTACGACGGAGCGTTCTCTTCCAACTTCATGCAGAAATGGCTGGCATACAAAAAGGATGTTTCGCTCATCCACCGCTTGATGTTCCACGCATCGCTGGCCTTTGAACGCTTCGTCCGTCACCATAGAAAACGGGAAGATTTCGAAGATCTCGCCTACGCCGACCTTTCCGAGCATATGGGGCGTATCCGTGATCTCGCCAAATCGGCGATCGAAAAGCTCGACAATCTCTACGACTTCTACCGTGCCAAGGTCGACGAGCGGATGAATCGTAATATGTACTGGCTTACGATGATCTCCGCCATTTTTCTTCCGTTGACACTCGTGACCGGTGTTTTCGGGATGAATACCGGAGGGCTCCCCTATACGGATGACCCCCACGGTACGATGAAGGTCATGGCTATCTCCCTTGTGCTCGAAATCCTCTTTCTAGCGCCTTTCTTGCTCCTCAATATGAAAAAAACGGAAAAATTTCGCATCAAATTGAAAAAATGA
- a CDS encoding DoxX family protein: MMVEWGKFLLRLAIGGLLLFHGIHKIIHGIGGVQAMLAAHSLPAWIGYGVYVGEVLAPVALIVGLRPRIAALVIAFNMAAAIALAYGGKLFALGMHGGWIVETPLLYFAGALAIAMIGGGRIGLKW, encoded by the coding sequence ATGATGGTCGAATGGGGAAAATTTTTGCTGCGGTTGGCGATCGGCGGATTGCTGCTTTTTCATGGAATTCATAAAATTATCCACGGCATCGGCGGGGTTCAGGCGATGCTTGCGGCACACTCGCTTCCGGCATGGATCGGTTACGGTGTCTATGTCGGCGAGGTGCTGGCACCCGTCGCGCTTATCGTCGGCTTGCGTCCGCGTATCGCAGCGCTGGTGATCGCTTTCAACATGGCTGCCGCCATCGCCCTGGCGTATGGGGGAAAACTCTTCGCGCTGGGTATGCACGGCGGCTGGATTGTCGAGACGCCGCTTCTCTATTTCGCGGGTGCACTCGCCATCGCGATGATCGGGGGCGGAAGAATCGGCCTGAAGTGGTGA
- a CDS encoding Crp/Fnr family transcriptional regulator: protein MLHLTKLEPFEGLGGQLIDEINRIGVIREYRKGFPAMDPDDTLRHFYIIIEGRIKVYRYNPETNREQTLYLLGPHDMFDVLTVLDGKRHDVMTEALDDVKALELPIEKVREWLETNPAFNRAFFPYMAKQMRQVEELASDLSLYDTSTRLMKLILKNLDLKNPVKPLGLLQNLPHEEIASMIGTVRHVVNRHLQQLKREGILNIERKKLAVNDVKKLLEKVENEY, encoded by the coding sequence ATGTTGCATCTGACGAAACTCGAACCCTTCGAGGGGCTCGGTGGCCAGCTGATCGACGAAATCAACCGTATCGGCGTAATACGGGAGTACCGGAAAGGTTTCCCGGCGATGGATCCGGACGATACCCTTCGCCACTTTTACATCATTATCGAAGGGCGTATCAAGGTTTACCGGTACAATCCCGAGACCAATCGGGAACAGACCCTCTACCTTCTGGGGCCGCACGATATGTTCGACGTGTTGACAGTGCTCGACGGCAAGCGCCATGACGTGATGACCGAGGCGCTCGACGATGTCAAGGCGCTCGAACTGCCGATCGAAAAAGTGCGGGAGTGGCTTGAAACCAACCCCGCTTTCAATCGTGCCTTTTTCCCCTATATGGCCAAGCAGATGCGCCAGGTCGAGGAGCTGGCGTCCGACCTGTCGCTCTACGACACCTCGACACGCCTGATGAAGCTGATATTGAAAAACCTCGATCTCAAAAATCCCGTCAAACCCCTGGGGCTTTTGCAAAACCTGCCACATGAAGAGATCGCCTCGATGATCGGGACCGTTCGCCATGTCGTCAACCGGCATCTTCAGCAACTCAAGCGAGAGGGCATTCTGAACATCGAACGGAAAAAACTGGCGGTCAACGATGTGAAAAAGCTCCTGGAGAAGGTTGAAAATGAGTATTGA
- a CDS encoding DUF1931 family protein: MKTEGAYKIELLFKKAAGLRLAKNKVQEIEEKIDRKLYDMLTVAEANAGYNNRDVIWLSDMPLTKAMRESMQKFAELEEALELQPILDRLAIHPPIKYEMEAELEKRLPEIVGTLIYVLAKITKAFSPDDNAVAEDELKKAMRILDLMI; encoded by the coding sequence ATGAAAACGGAAGGTGCGTATAAAATCGAGCTGCTGTTCAAAAAAGCGGCCGGACTGAGACTGGCGAAGAACAAAGTCCAAGAGATCGAGGAGAAGATCGACCGGAAACTCTACGATATGCTTACCGTCGCGGAAGCCAATGCAGGTTATAATAACCGTGATGTCATCTGGCTAAGCGACATGCCGCTGACCAAGGCGATGAGAGAATCGATGCAGAAGTTCGCCGAGTTGGAAGAGGCGCTGGAATTGCAGCCGATTCTCGATCGTCTGGCGATCCATCCGCCGATCAAGTACGAGATGGAGGCGGAGCTCGAAAAGAGGCTTCCGGAGATCGTCGGAACGCTGATCTATGTGCTGGCGAAGATCACCAAAGCGTTTTCGCCCGACGACAATGCCGTCGCCGAAGACGAATTGAAAAAAGCGATGCGCATTCTCGATCTGATGATCTAA
- a CDS encoding succinate dehydrogenase/fumarate reductase iron-sulfur subunit gives MIKISIKRYHATRQPPEMVQEWEVEEGMTLLEALSFIKEKRDPTLSFRLGCRSSVCGSCAVRVNGREVLACAYKPKNGDVVEPLRFSPVIKDLIVDQDESFATLKRAKAWLEVPNPEAVVTPEEEKRTEVQSDCILCGACYSACPVYETDPAFLGPFALTRDWRYVADPREEDAKSKIDTIQRNGVWDCTLCGECTAACPQGIDPKSDILMLRAKSTQMGHMDPNMGSFGSFGLDF, from the coding sequence ATGATAAAGATTTCTATCAAACGCTACCATGCGACCCGGCAGCCGCCGGAAATGGTACAGGAGTGGGAAGTCGAAGAGGGGATGACGCTGCTCGAGGCACTCAGTTTCATCAAGGAGAAGAGAGATCCGACGCTCAGTTTCCGCTTGGGTTGCCGAAGCAGTGTCTGCGGCAGCTGTGCCGTCCGCGTCAACGGCCGGGAAGTCTTGGCATGTGCCTACAAGCCCAAAAACGGCGATGTCGTGGAGCCGCTTCGTTTCTCTCCCGTGATCAAAGACCTCATCGTCGATCAGGACGAAAGCTTCGCGACGTTGAAGCGGGCGAAGGCATGGCTCGAAGTTCCAAACCCCGAAGCCGTCGTCACTCCCGAAGAGGAGAAGCGTACCGAAGTGCAGAGCGACTGCATTCTCTGCGGCGCCTGCTACAGTGCCTGCCCGGTCTATGAAACCGACCCCGCATTTCTCGGGCCCTTCGCCTTGACACGCGACTGGCGATACGTCGCCGACCCGCGCGAAGAGGATGCAAAGAGCAAGATCGATACGATCCAGCGAAACGGTGTCTGGGACTGTACGCTCTGTGGCGAGTGTACGGCGGCCTGCCCACAGGGAATCGACCCCAAATCCGATATCCTGATGCTTCGGGCCAAAAGTACGCAGATGGGCCATATGGATCCCAATATGGGCAGCTTCGGCAGCTTCGGACTGGATTTTTGA
- a CDS encoding EI24 domain-containing protein, producing the protein MTTNRPNSGYTEGALFTKAVSDFFTTKFLVLSTAPFIITMVLAFGFLYYLSGEFFDMLSVAAQAAQNPDAAQAQNELAQFAKEYPIMATILGSFIFKAVAGALFYIVGGGFAVLVSVILAVVIVGFFTPYIVAEIQRRHYPDIERKATVPMWDYILFMLGRFALFLLFFFVSLPFYFIPLVNLVAVNAPFYYLFHTLLTRDVAGEIFDKEEMQSLFKKAKWRIVTTTFILYLLSLIPGVGVLGQVFFVIVLAHQFFQEASRLRGSRVTVA; encoded by the coding sequence ATGACGACAAACCGGCCAAATAGTGGCTACACCGAAGGGGCGCTCTTCACCAAAGCGGTCTCCGACTTTTTCACGACCAAATTTTTGGTGCTGAGCACCGCCCCCTTCATCATCACGATGGTGCTGGCGTTCGGCTTCCTCTACTACCTCTCGGGAGAGTTTTTCGACATGCTGAGTGTCGCGGCGCAGGCGGCGCAGAATCCCGACGCCGCCCAGGCACAGAACGAGCTGGCGCAGTTCGCCAAAGAGTACCCGATCATGGCGACGATTTTGGGAAGCTTCATCTTCAAAGCGGTCGCCGGCGCACTCTTCTACATCGTCGGCGGCGGTTTCGCCGTGCTCGTCTCGGTGATTCTCGCCGTCGTTATCGTCGGCTTCTTCACCCCCTATATCGTCGCGGAGATACAAAGACGCCACTACCCCGACATCGAACGGAAGGCGACCGTACCCATGTGGGACTACATCCTTTTCATGCTGGGACGGTTCGCGCTCTTCCTGCTCTTTTTCTTCGTCTCGTTGCCGTTTTATTTCATCCCGCTGGTCAACCTCGTTGCCGTCAACGCCCCTTTCTATTATCTCTTCCACACCCTGCTGACACGCGACGTGGCAGGGGAGATTTTCGACAAAGAGGAGATGCAGAGTCTATTCAAAAAAGCGAAATGGCGCATCGTGACGACGACATTCATCCTCTACCTGCTCTCCCTCATTCCCGGTGTGGGAGTCCTGGGACAGGTCTTTTTCGTCATCGTCCTTGCCCATCAGTTTTTCCAGGAAGCCTCGAGGCTGAGAGGCTCACGCGTCACCGTCGCATAG